The proteins below come from a single Dermacentor albipictus isolate Rhodes 1998 colony chromosome 7, USDA_Dalb.pri_finalv2, whole genome shotgun sequence genomic window:
- the LOC135906829 gene encoding sulfotransferase 1 family member D1-like: MAYLKVVQGVAVPHVFPDDAVVSALSYKGRAGEVYVTTYPKCGTTWVQYIAYGIFHDGQPPTDFVQFFRHSPFLELFGVDALGAMHGSWPIKTHLPFADRRFSSEAKDIYVARNPYDVCVSAYHQARTHTINADDVGDFGEYLRRFIGGAVSFGDYLEDSLLPWYSRRNENNVLFLTYEDVCAEIVLQVKRIAEFIGKEYGQRIQRDSAMLQRVLAMSSKDQMRPIFRDYSRQVFQFLVQQSASGNVPISPELQDFVKFLNDRPPRHEFIRSTAVGDYETFFTEADKVSLGNWISSKTLGSDVMSLWPGICLP, encoded by the coding sequence ATGGCGTACCTTAAGGTCGTGCAAGGCGTCGCGGTGCCCCACGTTTTTCCAGATGACGCTGTAGTTTCGGCACTGTCGTACAAGGGACGTGCTGGTGAAGTTTACGTCACCACGTACCCGAAGTGCGGGACAACTTGGGTCCAGTACATAGCATACGGCATCTTTCACGATGGCCAACCGCCGACAGATTTCGTGCAATTCTTCAGGCACTCTCCATTTCTAGAGCTCTTCGGCGTCGATGCCCTGGGAGCTATGCATGGATCGTGGCCAATCAAGACTCACTTGCCCTTCGCCGATAGACGATTTTCTTCCGAAGCTAAAGATATCTACGTCGCCCGGAACCCCTACGATGTCTGTGTCTCGGCCTACCACCAAGCGAGGACACACACGATCAACGCAGATGATGTCGGCGATTTCGGCGAGTATCTTAGACGCTTCATCGGCGGAGCTGTTAGCTTCGGAGATTACCTGGAAGACAGCCTCCTCCCGTGGTATTCGCGAAGGAACGAGAATAATGTCCTCTTTTTGACCTACGAAGACGTATGTGCTGAAATTGTGTTGCAAGTGAAACGCATTGCCGAATTCATAGGAAAAGAATACGGTCAACGCATACAGAGAGACTCTGCAATGTTGCAACGCGTGCTGGCCATGTCTTCCAAAGACCAGATGCGTCCAATCTTTAGGGATTACAGTAGACAGGTATTCCAGTTTCTGGTGCAACAAAGCGCCAGCGGAAACGTCCCTATCTCACCAGAGCTGCAGGATTTTGTGAAGTTTCTAAATGACCGTCCCCCAAGGCACGAGTTTATTCGCAGCACGGCCGTAGGCGACTACGAAACCTTCTTCACTGAAGCAGACAAGGTGTCTCTGGGAAACTGGATTTCCTCAAAAACGCTCGGTAGTGACGTCATGAGCCTGTGGCCAGGCATCTGCCTTCCGTAA